A single region of the Candidatus Methylomirabilota bacterium genome encodes:
- a CDS encoding MFS transporter, with translation MGNRWGVLALVVAARIAMGFQFQAVAVVGPFLVADLGVGYAELGTLIGLYLLPGAFLALPGGLLAARFGDRALVLAGLGLMILGGAGLMASGAFVQAAASRLVAGAGGVLLNMQLAKIVTEWFVGQELATALGVMLTAWPLGIALALATLGAVAAVTSWQVAIGTTTAYAAFALVLILALYRDPRVAGPGRGPHRWWAISGRELGLTVVAGVAWATLNAGFIGVLAFGPKLLVERGLSPAAAGLVVSWASLVSIGSVPLGGALLDRLGRSDTVVVAGLVGAGAASAAFALGEPAWLWSVLVGVLIAPAAGVIALPGEVLGPASRSTGFGVFYALYYAGMALAPALAGYLVDRTGGAAAALWLAAALWLLTLPALWAFRGLQRRFRRAPAGG, from the coding sequence ATGGGAAACCGCTGGGGGGTGCTGGCTCTGGTCGTCGCGGCGCGGATCGCGATGGGCTTCCAGTTCCAGGCGGTCGCCGTGGTGGGGCCGTTCCTCGTCGCCGACCTCGGCGTCGGTTACGCGGAGCTGGGGACGCTGATCGGACTCTACCTCCTGCCGGGCGCATTCCTTGCCCTTCCGGGCGGCCTCCTGGCGGCGCGCTTCGGTGATCGCGCGCTCGTGCTCGCAGGGCTCGGCCTCATGATCCTCGGGGGGGCGGGCCTGATGGCCAGCGGCGCCTTCGTCCAGGCCGCGGCGAGCCGTCTCGTCGCCGGCGCCGGGGGCGTCCTCCTCAACATGCAGCTCGCGAAGATCGTGACGGAGTGGTTTGTCGGCCAGGAGCTGGCGACGGCGCTCGGCGTAATGCTCACGGCGTGGCCGCTCGGGATCGCGCTGGCGCTGGCCACGCTGGGCGCGGTCGCGGCGGTGACGTCGTGGCAGGTCGCCATCGGCACGACCACGGCCTACGCGGCGTTCGCGCTCGTCCTGATCCTGGCGCTGTACCGCGATCCACGTGTCGCGGGCCCGGGGCGGGGGCCCCACCGGTGGTGGGCGATCTCCGGCCGCGAGCTGGGTCTGACAGTGGTCGCCGGGGTCGCGTGGGCGACGCTGAACGCGGGGTTCATCGGGGTCCTCGCGTTCGGTCCCAAGCTCCTGGTGGAGCGAGGGCTCTCGCCGGCGGCCGCGGGGCTCGTGGTGAGCTGGGCCTCGCTGGTCTCGATCGGCTCGGTGCCCCTCGGCGGGGCCTTGCTGGACCGGCTCGGGCGAAGCGACACCGTGGTGGTGGCCGGCCTCGTGGGCGCGGGCGCCGCGTCGGCGGCCTTCGCGCTGGGGGAGCCGGCCTGGCTCTGGAGCGTGCTGGTCGGGGTGCTCATCGCGCCGGCGGCCGGCGTCATCGCCCTGCCTGGAGAAGTGCTGGGACCCGCGAGCCGCAGCACGGGTTTCGGCGTCTTCTACGCCCTCTACTACGCCGGGATGGCGCTGGCGCCGGCGCTGGCGGGCTATCTGGTCGACCGGACGGGCGGGGCGGCGGCCGCCCTCTGGCTGGCCGCCGCGCTCTGGCTTCTCACTCTGCCGGCGCTCTGGGCGTTCCGCGGGCTCCAGCGCCGCTTTCGCCGGGCACCCGCGGGAGGCTGA
- a CDS encoding serine hydrolase — protein MRRITLGLGIVIALAMLHLGSVVPAVADATAVINDRSVTVPTAWWLYTGVDAAFLTNKIQQDGARITDLEVQSTSPYRFTAALVKNAGAYAVPAWWWYFGLTAAQVTDRLNANQARLIDLEPYVTSSGVRFAAVMVSNTGSFARAWWWYQGVSAAFLSQKLTENQARLIDLDSYVVNGTRVFSGVMIRNTGADAKQWWWYVNVPPGFVSAKLIENRARLVDYERRPDGRLDVVMHRREGEYWWWYYGLPSAQAVVDKALQKGARVIDIERYTDGGQTRFAAILLDNSNAETRRLWAIMDPGLSAGRFGIYLKQVGGGVKVDLQGGTIFEPASAIKVLHHAHAMRRVQVGLDSLSSNFVYFVKPDDPNNKDICPLDAPEVDANKRTTTLQDGLAKTMQNSDNRTTRGLQLRYGQAALNARADSLGMSNTELRQVLGCGFRNNLRNDLTLVDVGKLYEAVANGSLLTGSSRTTFYNIMLGGGIGSSSALATIVRQEATALGKSAAAANAFIAQMDSRFKGGSYDICITSCNPYFYYRSNAGRMTLPFKSGTGAIVPVHYVFGQWANDLSIPCGPGVNCSTKVAADNALGNAGNELFRKEIRQALQTW, from the coding sequence ATGCGCCGCATCACTCTAGGTCTCGGTATCGTCATCGCGTTGGCGATGCTACACCTCGGATCAGTCGTCCCCGCGGTCGCCGACGCGACCGCGGTCATCAACGACCGGTCGGTCACGGTGCCGACCGCGTGGTGGCTCTACACCGGCGTCGACGCCGCGTTCCTCACAAACAAGATCCAGCAGGACGGCGCCCGCATCACCGACCTCGAGGTTCAGAGCACCAGTCCCTACCGCTTCACGGCGGCCCTGGTCAAGAACGCGGGCGCCTACGCCGTGCCGGCCTGGTGGTGGTACTTCGGCCTCACCGCCGCCCAGGTCACCGACCGCCTCAATGCCAACCAGGCGCGGCTGATCGACCTCGAGCCCTACGTCACCTCCTCTGGCGTGCGCTTCGCCGCCGTGATGGTGTCCAACACCGGCAGCTTCGCCCGGGCCTGGTGGTGGTATCAGGGCGTCTCGGCCGCCTTCCTCAGCCAGAAGCTCACCGAGAACCAGGCGCGCCTCATCGACCTCGACAGCTACGTGGTCAACGGGACCCGCGTCTTCTCGGGCGTCATGATCCGGAACACCGGGGCCGACGCCAAGCAGTGGTGGTGGTACGTCAACGTGCCGCCGGGCTTCGTATCGGCCAAGCTCATCGAGAACCGCGCCCGGCTGGTCGACTACGAGCGACGGCCCGACGGCAGGCTCGACGTCGTCATGCACCGACGCGAGGGCGAGTACTGGTGGTGGTACTACGGCTTGCCCAGCGCCCAGGCGGTCGTGGACAAAGCGCTCCAGAAGGGGGCTCGGGTCATCGACATCGAGCGCTACACGGACGGCGGCCAGACGCGTTTCGCCGCCATCCTGCTGGACAACTCGAACGCCGAGACCCGGCGGCTGTGGGCCATCATGGACCCCGGCCTGTCGGCTGGCCGCTTCGGGATCTACCTCAAACAAGTCGGGGGCGGCGTGAAGGTGGACCTCCAGGGCGGGACGATCTTCGAGCCGGCCAGCGCCATCAAGGTGCTCCACCATGCCCATGCCATGCGCCGGGTCCAGGTCGGGCTGGACTCCCTGTCGTCCAACTTCGTCTACTTCGTCAAGCCCGACGACCCCAACAACAAGGACATCTGTCCGCTGGATGCGCCCGAGGTCGATGCCAACAAGCGGACGACCACGCTCCAGGACGGGCTCGCGAAGACGATGCAGAACTCCGACAACCGGACGACTCGAGGCCTCCAGCTCCGGTACGGCCAGGCCGCGCTCAACGCCCGGGCCGACTCGCTCGGCATGAGCAACACCGAGCTCCGCCAGGTCCTGGGCTGCGGGTTCCGGAACAACCTGCGCAATGACCTCACGCTGGTCGACGTCGGCAAGCTCTACGAGGCGGTCGCGAACGGCAGCCTGCTCACGGGGAGCTCCCGCACCACCTTCTACAACATCATGCTGGGCGGCGGGATCGGCTCCTCGTCGGCGCTCGCCACCATCGTCCGGCAGGAGGCGACGGCGCTCGGCAAGTCGGCCGCGGCGGCCAACGCCTTCATCGCCCAGATGGACTCCCGGTTCAAGGGCGGCTCCTACGACATCTGCATCACGAGCTGCAATCCCTACTTCTACTACCGCTCGAACGCGGGCCGGATGACGCTGCCCTTCAAGTCGGGCACGGGCGCGATCGTGCCCGTGCACTACGTCTTCGGGCAGTGGGCGAATGACCTGAGCATCCCCTGCGGGCCGGGCGTCAACTGCTCCACCAAGGTGGCGGCCGACAATGCCCTCGGGAATGCCGGCAACGAGCTCTTCCGAAAGGAGATTCGCCAGGCCCTGCAGACCTGGTAG
- a CDS encoding amidohydrolase family protein, whose translation MGAARVDTVVHGGRIVTGSDVYEGAIAIRDEKIVALGPAELLPPAERYVDAAGKYVLPGAIDCHIHLGAEYDDWKGGPLAAAHAGLTTLLGFGVYDEQAGETLPQAIRRLREEVGRQSILDFGFHFILLNQPEILDGIPEAVRLGVTSFKMFMTYKKRPLRMCSDDFICRAMEQIAAHGALAQLHCENGDVLAYLEDRAIAEGRVHPRDFPATCPDWAEEEAINRAIRLGALTGAAVYVVHLSSRLGLERIKQAQAAGQRVWTETCPQYLLLTDAEMERWGPLAKIGPPLRPAAGPDRDALWQGSAQGYIATVGSDHAPRAQAVKAPGWQNIFVDGQGRPIPFGSPSVETMVPLMYSEGVVKRGLPLPWLARALAENPARIFGLYPRKGAIRIGADADLLIIDPEPEWTIRVTDHHGMAGWTLYEGWPVRGRPWMTLLRGRVLLNEGRLEQAPGYGQFLSRGAPIPPLAGSVR comes from the coding sequence ATGGGGGCGGCCAGGGTCGATACGGTCGTGCACGGGGGACGGATCGTCACCGGCTCTGACGTGTACGAGGGCGCCATCGCCATCCGGGACGAGAAGATCGTGGCCCTCGGCCCGGCCGAGCTGTTGCCGCCGGCCGAGCGCTACGTCGACGCCGCCGGCAAGTACGTGCTGCCGGGCGCCATCGACTGCCACATCCACCTCGGGGCCGAGTACGACGACTGGAAGGGCGGCCCCCTTGCCGCCGCCCACGCCGGCCTCACGACGCTGCTCGGATTCGGCGTGTACGACGAGCAGGCCGGCGAGACCCTGCCGCAGGCCATCCGGCGCCTCCGAGAGGAGGTCGGCCGGCAATCGATCCTCGACTTCGGGTTTCACTTCATCCTGCTGAACCAGCCGGAGATCCTCGACGGGATCCCGGAAGCGGTCCGGCTCGGGGTGACGTCGTTCAAGATGTTCATGACCTACAAGAAGCGTCCGTTGCGCATGTGCTCCGACGACTTCATCTGCCGAGCCATGGAGCAGATCGCCGCCCACGGCGCCCTCGCCCAGCTCCACTGCGAGAACGGCGATGTGCTCGCCTACCTCGAGGACCGGGCGATCGCCGAGGGCCGCGTCCACCCCCGGGACTTTCCGGCGACGTGCCCCGACTGGGCCGAGGAGGAGGCGATCAACCGGGCCATCCGCCTGGGCGCCCTCACCGGCGCCGCGGTCTACGTCGTGCACCTGTCGAGCCGGCTCGGGCTCGAGCGGATCAAGCAGGCGCAGGCCGCCGGCCAGCGCGTGTGGACCGAGACGTGCCCCCAGTACCTCCTCCTCACCGACGCCGAGATGGAGCGGTGGGGACCGCTGGCCAAGATCGGGCCGCCGCTCCGGCCCGCCGCGGGCCCCGACCGCGATGCGCTCTGGCAGGGCTCGGCCCAGGGCTACATCGCCACCGTCGGGAGCGACCACGCGCCGCGCGCCCAGGCGGTGAAGGCGCCGGGGTGGCAGAACATCTTCGTGGACGGGCAGGGACGGCCGATTCCCTTCGGGAGTCCGTCGGTCGAGACCATGGTCCCGCTGATGTACAGTGAGGGCGTGGTCAAGCGTGGGCTCCCGCTTCCCTGGCTCGCCCGCGCGCTCGCCGAGAACCCCGCCCGGATCTTCGGGCTCTACCCGCGGAAGGGCGCCATCCGGATCGGCGCCGACGCGGACCTGCTGATCATCGATCCGGAGCCGGAGTGGACCATCCGGGTGACCGATCACCACGGGATGGCCGGCTGGACGCTCTACGAGGGGTGGCCGGTCCGCGGGCGACCCTGGATGACGCTTCTCCGGGGGCGCGTCCTTCTGAACGAGGGGAGGCTCGAGCAGGCGCCCGGCTACGGGCAGTTTCTCTCGCGAGGGGCGCCGATCCCGCCGCTGGCCGGGTCCGTCCGATAG
- a CDS encoding D-aminoacylase: MLDLLIRGGLIIDGTGNPGFYGAVGVEGERVRILRGDLAGVQADRTIDASGRVVCPGFIDMHAHSGLVILAEPEHAPKVRQGVTTEVIGIDGCSYAPFHSHDDLRRFVEVNSGLDGCPPLPGRWATVEQYLDLFTNRVAVNIVYLVGNSPIRIGAMGWEDKPPTAAELANQTALLRVAMEEGAWGMSTGLDYPPGSYADTAELVALSRQAARLGGIYHTHVRYSLGDRFLDPFREAIEIGRQSGIPTHITHFYHRTTAPAGARRMLGLVEDAREEGLDVTFDSYPYIFSSTRLNIVIPQWAFDGGPERLRAALASPEARARMRKEMAPRAASWQEMWVTHLKRPEHHRYEGRSIAEVAERMGKDPVDAICDLLLLEDQQVSYVSAGANAATLPKFVSHPLSMVGSDALLIGEYPSPRSYGTFPVILAEYVREDRFLALPDAIRKMTSFPAQRIGLPDRGLLRDGFTADIVVFDARTVKAPATRTEPKQFPIGIDYVIVNGKVVVDQGRHAGVLAGRALRRGRPAS; the protein is encoded by the coding sequence ATGCTTGACCTTCTGATCCGAGGGGGCCTGATCATCGACGGCACCGGGAACCCGGGATTCTACGGGGCCGTGGGTGTCGAGGGCGAGCGGGTGCGCATCCTCCGGGGGGACCTGGCCGGCGTCCAGGCCGACCGCACGATCGACGCCAGCGGCCGCGTGGTCTGCCCAGGGTTCATCGACATGCACGCCCACTCCGGGCTCGTGATCCTGGCCGAGCCCGAGCACGCGCCGAAGGTCCGCCAGGGCGTCACCACCGAGGTGATCGGGATCGACGGCTGCTCCTACGCGCCGTTTCACTCCCACGACGACCTCCGCCGCTTCGTCGAGGTCAACTCGGGACTGGACGGCTGCCCGCCGTTGCCGGGCCGCTGGGCCACCGTCGAGCAGTACCTCGATCTCTTCACGAACCGGGTCGCCGTGAACATCGTCTACCTCGTCGGGAACTCCCCGATCCGCATCGGCGCGATGGGCTGGGAGGACAAGCCGCCGACGGCGGCCGAGCTCGCCAACCAGACGGCGCTCCTCCGGGTGGCCATGGAGGAAGGCGCCTGGGGCATGTCGACCGGCCTCGACTATCCACCCGGGAGCTACGCCGACACCGCCGAGCTGGTCGCCCTCTCCCGCCAGGCGGCCCGGCTCGGCGGCATCTACCACACCCACGTGCGCTACAGCCTCGGCGACCGCTTCCTCGACCCCTTCCGCGAGGCGATCGAGATCGGCCGGCAGAGCGGGATCCCGACCCACATCACGCATTTCTACCACCGCACGACGGCGCCCGCGGGCGCCCGGCGGATGCTGGGACTCGTCGAGGACGCGCGGGAGGAAGGGCTGGACGTCACCTTCGACAGCTACCCCTACATCTTCTCGAGCACCCGGCTCAACATCGTCATCCCCCAGTGGGCGTTCGATGGCGGGCCCGAGCGGCTGCGCGCCGCGCTGGCCTCCCCCGAGGCCCGGGCCCGCATGCGGAAGGAGATGGCGCCCCGCGCGGCCTCGTGGCAGGAGATGTGGGTGACCCATCTCAAGCGGCCCGAGCACCATCGCTACGAAGGGCGCTCGATCGCCGAGGTGGCCGAGCGGATGGGCAAGGACCCGGTCGACGCGATCTGCGATCTTCTCCTCCTGGAAGACCAGCAGGTCTCCTATGTGTCGGCTGGCGCCAACGCCGCCACGCTGCCCAAGTTCGTGAGCCATCCGCTGTCCATGGTGGGAAGCGATGCCCTCCTGATCGGGGAGTACCCGAGCCCCCGCTCCTACGGGACCTTTCCCGTCATCCTGGCCGAGTATGTTCGGGAGGATCGCTTCCTGGCGCTGCCCGACGCCATCCGCAAGATGACGTCGTTCCCGGCGCAACGCATCGGCCTCCCGGACCGCGGGCTCCTGCGCGACGGCTTCACGGCCGACATCGTCGTGTTCGACGCCCGGACCGTGAAGGCGCCGGCGACCCGCACCGAGCCCAAGCAGTTCCCGATCGGCATCGACTACGTGATCGTCAACGGCAAGGTCGTGGTCGACCAGGGGCGGCACGCGGGCGTGCTGGCCGGCCGGGCCCTCCGGCGCGGTCGTCCGGCCTCCTGA